The following proteins are co-located in the Mesorhizobium australicum WSM2073 genome:
- a CDS encoding CobW family GTP-binding protein: protein MNMYIEPANKKLPITILTGFLGSGKTTLLNYILTERHGHRIAVIENEFGEVDVDSDLVLASDEEIFQMQNGCICCFVDVRNDLIDVMKKLLSHKDKFDHIIVETSGLADPTPVATAFFVDRSVAEEVELDAVVTLVDAMHIDQHLYDPVLDGSDNQAVNQIVAADRILVNKIDLASEEALGSLEGSLRKLNQTAPILRSTYGKVDLSNILGVNGFRPSYVRERAEILDIDMDDDHDAHGDHHHECHGATCDHPDHDHERDHGHDHAPASGLRPHQHDATVKSHSFVYPQSFDGEKLAGFLKDYLSEYGDDIFRTKGIVSVANDERFFVLQAVHKLVDFRPDHSWGDDTRKSKFVFIGRNLDRDGIDRNLRACLAA from the coding sequence ATGAACATGTATATCGAGCCGGCCAACAAGAAGCTTCCGATCACGATCCTTACCGGTTTTCTGGGATCGGGAAAGACGACGCTGCTCAACTACATCCTCACCGAGCGCCACGGCCACCGCATCGCCGTCATCGAGAACGAGTTCGGCGAAGTGGATGTCGACAGCGACCTCGTGCTCGCCTCCGACGAAGAGATCTTCCAGATGCAGAACGGCTGCATCTGCTGCTTCGTCGACGTTCGCAACGACCTCATCGACGTGATGAAGAAGCTTTTGAGCCACAAGGACAAGTTCGACCATATCATCGTCGAGACCTCTGGCCTTGCCGATCCGACTCCCGTCGCTACCGCCTTCTTCGTCGACCGCAGCGTCGCTGAGGAAGTCGAACTCGATGCCGTCGTGACGCTGGTCGATGCCATGCATATCGACCAGCACCTCTACGATCCCGTGCTCGACGGCAGCGACAACCAGGCGGTCAACCAGATCGTCGCCGCCGACCGCATCCTCGTCAACAAGATCGATCTTGCCTCCGAGGAAGCGCTCGGCTCGCTGGAGGGCTCGCTGCGCAAGCTCAACCAGACGGCGCCGATCCTGCGTTCCACCTACGGCAAGGTGGACCTGTCCAACATCCTCGGCGTCAACGGTTTCCGGCCGTCCTATGTACGCGAGCGGGCGGAAATCCTCGACATCGATATGGACGACGATCACGACGCGCACGGCGATCATCACCACGAATGCCATGGCGCGACGTGCGATCATCCGGACCATGACCATGAGCGCGACCACGGTCATGATCATGCTCCGGCAAGCGGGCTCCGTCCGCACCAGCACGATGCAACGGTGAAATCCCACTCCTTCGTCTATCCGCAGTCCTTCGACGGCGAAAAGCTCGCCGGCTTCCTCAAGGATTACCTCAGCGAGTATGGCGACGACATCTTCCGCACCAAGGGCATTGTCTCAGTGGCGAACGACGAGCGCTTCTTCGTGCTCCAGGCAGTGCACAAGCTGGTCGATTTCCGTCCGGATCACTCCTGGGGCGACGATACGCGCAAGTCGAAGTTCGTCTTCATCGGCCGCAATCTCGACCGTGACGGCATCGACAGAAACTTGCGCGCATGCCTGGCGGCCTAG
- a CDS encoding nucleobase:cation symporter-2 family protein produces MTNPTAADPVEKTYPIPSLMALGLQHVLVMYAGAVAVPLIVGSALHLPKEQIALLVSADLFACGLVTIIQALGIWKIGIRLPIMMGVSFTAVPSIIATGTNPDLGMPGIIGAVIGSGVFTILVAPFFGRWVRFFPPIVTGTVMLIIGLSLMRVGVNWAAGGQPMIKGPDGMIPNPAYGAPFALAVAAVVLLSILLLTRVLKGFLSNLAVLMGIGIGFAIAIAAGKVDFYGVADADWVRVIHPLAFGWPIFEFWSTLSLCAVMTVMMIESTGQFLAVGEMTGRKITQRDLTRGLRTDGVGNIIGGLLNTFTYTTYAQNVGLLQITGVLSRFVVAAGGAILILLGVLPKVAFVSASIPSYVVGGAAIVMFGMVSATGVKILSKVDFATNRCNLYIVAVSVGLAMVPVVAENIFDQLPATVGKFLHSGVLVGTFAAALLNILFNGVPAKEPQDAEQQSGVPAADPPEMASNTSPAA; encoded by the coding sequence ATGACCAATCCCACGGCGGCGGATCCTGTAGAAAAAACGTATCCCATCCCGAGCCTAATGGCTTTGGGCCTGCAACACGTCCTTGTCATGTATGCCGGAGCGGTCGCCGTGCCGCTTATCGTCGGCAGTGCGCTTCACTTACCCAAGGAACAGATTGCCCTGCTCGTCAGCGCGGACCTGTTCGCCTGTGGCCTCGTCACCATCATCCAGGCGCTCGGCATCTGGAAAATCGGCATTCGCCTGCCCATCATGATGGGCGTCTCGTTCACCGCGGTGCCCTCGATCATCGCGACGGGCACCAATCCTGACCTCGGCATGCCTGGTATTATCGGGGCTGTCATCGGATCCGGCGTCTTCACCATTTTGGTCGCGCCGTTCTTCGGACGCTGGGTGCGTTTCTTCCCGCCGATCGTGACCGGCACGGTCATGTTGATCATCGGTCTCTCCCTGATGCGCGTCGGCGTGAACTGGGCGGCGGGCGGGCAGCCGATGATCAAGGGACCAGATGGCATGATCCCGAACCCGGCCTATGGCGCGCCTTTCGCGCTTGCCGTTGCGGCCGTCGTGCTGCTTTCGATCCTGCTGCTCACCCGTGTTCTCAAGGGGTTCCTCTCGAACCTTGCCGTGCTGATGGGAATCGGCATCGGCTTTGCCATCGCCATTGCCGCCGGCAAGGTCGATTTTTATGGCGTGGCGGATGCCGACTGGGTGCGCGTCATTCACCCGCTCGCCTTCGGCTGGCCGATCTTCGAATTCTGGTCCACCCTGTCGCTCTGTGCCGTCATGACGGTCATGATGATCGAATCGACCGGGCAGTTCCTGGCGGTCGGCGAGATGACGGGGCGCAAGATCACCCAGCGCGATCTCACCCGCGGCCTGCGCACCGATGGCGTCGGCAACATCATCGGCGGCCTGCTGAACACCTTCACCTACACGACCTATGCACAGAATGTCGGTCTGCTCCAGATTACCGGCGTGCTCAGCCGCTTCGTGGTCGCCGCAGGGGGTGCCATCCTGATCCTGCTGGGTGTGCTGCCGAAGGTGGCCTTCGTCAGCGCGTCGATCCCGAGCTACGTCGTCGGCGGCGCCGCTATCGTGATGTTCGGCATGGTCTCGGCGACCGGTGTGAAAATCCTGTCAAAGGTCGATTTCGCTACCAACCGGTGCAACCTCTACATCGTCGCGGTCAGTGTCGGCCTCGCCATGGTGCCGGTCGTTGCGGAAAACATCTTCGATCAACTGCCTGCCACGGTTGGAAAATTCCTGCACAGCGGCGTGCTGGTCGGCACCTTCGCGGCGGCATTGCTCAACATTCTCTTCAATGGCGTGCCGGCGAAGGAGCCGCAAGACGCTGAGCAGCAGAGCGGTGTGCCCGCGGCCGACCCGCCTGAAATGGCAAGCAATACTAGTCCAGCGGCCTAG
- a CDS encoding FAD binding domain-containing protein: MRRFEYHRADTLEQASRLLTDLGDDTFLFNGGTDLLVEIRERLRRVRNVVDIKQIPGLSDITYDETRGLTFGALVTVGRLECLPLVCQRYPNLRAAFASLGSIQVRNRATVIGNVCRASPSADTIPPLMADGAFIHIYSRTNMRVVPLAEFFTGPGKTVLAKGEIVTGITVPPAGDNTGKAYLKHGRRKAMELSTVGVAVSLCMDDGVCSDIRIALGAVGATVLRAPEAEAMLRGTRLDAATVKSAANKAMEECTPISNVRASADYRRDMVGVLTGRAIKQALEAFA; the protein is encoded by the coding sequence ATGAGGCGCTTTGAATATCATCGGGCGGACACGCTGGAGCAGGCGTCCCGCCTTCTCACCGATCTCGGCGATGACACCTTTCTGTTCAACGGTGGTACGGACCTTCTGGTCGAAATCCGCGAACGACTGCGCCGCGTGCGCAACGTTGTCGATATCAAGCAGATCCCCGGCCTCTCCGACATCACCTATGATGAGACCCGAGGCCTGACTTTTGGCGCGCTGGTGACCGTCGGTCGACTGGAGTGCCTGCCCCTGGTCTGCCAGCGTTATCCGAACCTGCGTGCGGCCTTCGCCTCGCTGGGCTCCATCCAGGTTCGCAATCGGGCCACCGTCATCGGTAATGTCTGTCGAGCCTCCCCGTCGGCGGACACGATCCCGCCGCTGATGGCCGACGGCGCCTTCATCCATATCTACAGCCGAACGAACATGCGCGTCGTGCCGCTCGCCGAATTCTTCACCGGCCCCGGCAAGACCGTGCTCGCCAAGGGCGAGATCGTCACCGGCATCACCGTGCCGCCCGCCGGCGACAACACCGGCAAGGCCTATCTCAAGCACGGCCGTCGCAAAGCGATGGAGCTTTCCACCGTCGGCGTCGCCGTCAGCCTTTGCATGGACGACGGCGTGTGCAGCGACATCCGCATCGCGCTCGGCGCGGTCGGTGCGACCGTGCTGCGGGCGCCGGAGGCGGAAGCCATGCTGCGCGGCACACGGCTCGACGCGGCAACCGTCAAGAGTGCTGCCAACAAGGCGATGGAAGAGTGCACTCCGATCAGCAACGTGCGGGCCAGCGCCGATTACCGACGCGACATGGTCGGTGTGCTGACCGGCCGTGCGATCAAACAGGCATTGGAGGCTTTCGCGTGA
- a CDS encoding amidohydrolase family protein — translation MARDNPTVSLAHLSPGQPFALTGGTIVTTDGSQAVSDIMVGADGRFVAVEPFLDVTSCDARIDITGMLVSPGFVDAHQHLDKTGVLRFTPNPSGTLQGAREAFAKYAGTAGPEDIHKRATRTVERCLSRGTTAIRSHINVDKDARFHGMETLAAIRDAEKNRITLQLVAFMTPHPGQDFDWLEKNIDGAVALADAVGGTPAVSEDPPRYLDILFSAAVKAGKPVDLHLDEHLNAGVHLLDAAIERVERFGMQGRTVFSHVSVLSALPRREFQRIAERIRALDVGVVTLPAANLYLQGRDAEMLPPRGLTRVAELHRTGVTIATASDNIQDPFVPTGSGDMLEIARWTLLAGHLRGDELAAAHRMITTAPAHLMGLGKDYGLRSCARADFVVTDCTDTDTLVAGGPDRAFIFSRGRLVSETRTALTRVENSCLKEDA, via the coding sequence ATGGCACGTGATAATCCAACTGTCTCGCTCGCACACCTGTCGCCCGGCCAGCCCTTTGCGCTCACTGGCGGAACAATCGTCACTACCGATGGTTCACAAGCTGTCAGCGACATCATGGTCGGCGCGGACGGGCGTTTTGTCGCAGTAGAGCCGTTCCTCGACGTCACATCCTGCGACGCCCGCATCGATATCACCGGCATGCTGGTTTCCCCGGGCTTTGTCGACGCGCACCAGCATCTGGACAAGACCGGCGTGCTGCGCTTCACGCCCAATCCCTCCGGCACGCTGCAGGGCGCCCGCGAGGCCTTTGCCAAGTACGCCGGAACCGCCGGCCCTGAAGACATTCACAAGCGGGCGACGCGCACGGTCGAGCGATGTCTGTCTCGTGGCACGACGGCTATCCGCAGTCATATCAACGTAGACAAGGATGCCCGTTTCCACGGCATGGAGACACTGGCGGCGATCCGCGATGCCGAAAAAAACCGTATCACCCTCCAACTCGTCGCCTTCATGACGCCACATCCCGGCCAGGACTTCGACTGGCTTGAGAAGAACATCGATGGCGCGGTGGCCCTTGCTGATGCCGTCGGCGGCACGCCCGCCGTTTCCGAAGACCCGCCGCGTTATCTCGACATCCTGTTTTCCGCTGCGGTGAAGGCCGGCAAGCCGGTCGACCTGCATCTGGACGAGCACCTTAATGCCGGCGTGCACCTGCTGGATGCCGCCATAGAGAGGGTCGAGCGCTTCGGCATGCAGGGACGCACCGTCTTCAGCCATGTGTCGGTGCTCAGCGCCCTGCCCCGTCGGGAATTCCAGCGTATCGCCGAACGCATCCGCGCCCTCGATGTCGGTGTTGTTACGCTGCCTGCCGCCAACCTCTACCTGCAAGGCCGCGACGCCGAGATGCTGCCGCCGCGCGGCCTAACGCGCGTAGCCGAGTTGCACCGGACCGGCGTCACCATCGCCACGGCATCCGACAACATCCAGGACCCCTTCGTGCCAACCGGCTCGGGTGACATGCTGGAAATCGCCCGCTGGACGCTCCTCGCAGGCCACCTGCGCGGCGACGAGCTTGCCGCCGCCCACCGCATGATCACGACCGCCCCTGCCCATCTGATGGGTCTCGGCAAGGACTACGGGCTGCGCTCATGTGCCCGGGCCGACTTCGTCGTAACCGATTGCACCGATACCGACACGCTGGTTGCAGGCGGGCCGGACCGCGCCTTCATTTTCTCGAGAGGACGCCTCGTCTCGGAAACGAGGACCGCGCTCACGCGCGTCGAAAACAGCTGTCTGAAGGAGGACGCATAG
- a CDS encoding (2Fe-2S)-binding protein has product MKRIVELTINGEPRDMTVDTCRSLLDALRDDVGLTGTKKGCDVGDCGACTVIVDGEPVNACLMLAVEAEGRTVETVEGLQPGVDTLHPLQDAFMRHGASQCGFCTPGILMMAKKLLDDNPRPTDEDIRFGLSGNICRCTGYTKIFDAIKSAALEMEAARS; this is encoded by the coding sequence GTGAAACGGATCGTCGAACTCACCATCAATGGCGAGCCCCGCGACATGACGGTGGATACCTGCCGTTCGCTACTCGACGCGCTGCGCGACGATGTTGGCCTTACCGGCACCAAGAAGGGCTGCGACGTCGGCGACTGCGGCGCCTGCACCGTTATCGTCGACGGCGAACCGGTCAATGCCTGTCTGATGCTCGCCGTTGAGGCCGAGGGCCGGACGGTCGAGACCGTGGAAGGGCTCCAGCCCGGCGTCGATACGCTACATCCGCTGCAGGATGCCTTCATGCGGCACGGCGCCTCGCAATGCGGCTTCTGCACGCCGGGCATCCTGATGATGGCCAAGAAGCTGCTCGACGACAATCCACGCCCGACGGACGAGGACATTCGCTTCGGCCTAAGCGGCAATATCTGCCGCTGCACCGGGTACACCAAGATTTTCGACGCGATCAAATCCGCCGCGCTCGAGATGGAGGCAGCAAGATCATGA
- a CDS encoding BMP family protein, translating to MKKTAISRRSLLASVLGLTLAGFWPGFAHADDFKMGLLVPGSVSEEGWNRIGYNALKGVEQQLGAKISYVELQQNPASFEKAFRDYASQGYKVILGHGFEFQDAALEVAPDYPDTYFLISSSAIHEGNVIGLNTDTSQPFYLMGVIAAKMGHKAGLVGGMEIPPIQQAFAGFKNGAKSINPAFPISEVYIGNFTDTTATKEAALSMISQGADFVLPNASGATVGGYQAIAESGPNVRSFSIFSDFTQVAPNNILGLYVADYAQGVVEVVRSIRAGNPPKENVVFGLKDPKVISFAFRDDGPVSVPADVRTEVKAISDKIAAGQIKTDGN from the coding sequence ATGAAGAAAACTGCAATTTCACGCCGGTCGCTGCTTGCGTCCGTTCTCGGATTGACGCTAGCCGGATTCTGGCCTGGCTTCGCGCATGCCGACGATTTCAAGATGGGCCTTCTCGTGCCCGGCAGCGTTTCGGAAGAGGGGTGGAACCGGATCGGCTACAACGCACTGAAAGGCGTTGAACAGCAGCTCGGCGCCAAGATCAGCTATGTCGAGCTTCAGCAGAACCCGGCTTCCTTCGAGAAGGCCTTCCGCGATTATGCCAGCCAGGGCTACAAGGTCATCCTCGGCCACGGATTCGAATTCCAGGACGCCGCGCTCGAAGTCGCCCCCGACTATCCGGACACCTATTTCCTGATCTCGTCGAGTGCGATCCATGAAGGCAATGTCATCGGCCTCAATACCGATACCAGTCAGCCCTTCTATCTCATGGGCGTCATCGCAGCGAAGATGGGCCACAAGGCCGGCCTGGTCGGCGGCATGGAAATTCCGCCGATCCAGCAGGCCTTTGCCGGCTTCAAGAACGGCGCCAAGAGCATCAATCCGGCCTTTCCGATCAGCGAGGTCTATATCGGCAACTTCACCGATACGACCGCCACCAAGGAAGCGGCACTGAGCATGATCTCGCAGGGGGCCGATTTCGTCCTGCCGAACGCCTCGGGCGCGACTGTCGGCGGCTACCAGGCCATCGCCGAATCCGGTCCGAACGTCCGCTCCTTCTCGATCTTCAGCGACTTCACACAGGTCGCGCCCAACAACATTCTCGGCCTCTATGTGGCCGACTATGCCCAGGGCGTGGTGGAAGTCGTGCGCTCGATCCGCGCCGGCAACCCGCCGAAGGAAAACGTCGTCTTCGGCCTGAAAGACCCAAAGGTCATCTCCTTCGCCTTCCGCGATGACGGCCCGGTTTCCGTGCCTGCGGACGTCCGCACCGAGGTCAAGGCAATCAGCGACAAGATCGCTGCCGGCCAGATCAAGACCGACGGCAATTGA
- a CDS encoding LysR substrate-binding domain-containing protein, producing the protein MDITLKQLRAFVTVANLGQFTLAADKLGSSQSAVSTLVRQLENNLNLRLFDRHTRLLRLTQAGMDILPVAARAVADIEGMVESSRELNALRRGKVSIAAGTVQAALLLPPLINDFNRLHPEVTVELHDVAEKTVLEQVANGSVDLGVGTVPEDDTELVGTRLTTDEFLIVLHSEDPLVRLSELRWTDLVDRKLIGPQRGNPIRDRLENELARNGIVLPLQKAMQEVALPLTIIGMVEAGLGVAIMTSAVVRLATSMGLIVRTPTEPHIKREVSVIQKRARSLSPAARRFRDFLLKSVH; encoded by the coding sequence ATGGATATCACGCTTAAACAGCTTCGCGCCTTCGTCACCGTAGCCAATCTCGGGCAGTTTACGCTGGCCGCCGACAAGCTTGGCTCCTCGCAATCCGCCGTCAGCACACTGGTCCGGCAGTTGGAGAACAATCTCAATCTCCGTCTCTTCGACCGGCACACCCGCCTTCTTCGCCTTACGCAAGCGGGCATGGACATCCTGCCGGTTGCCGCCCGCGCTGTCGCCGACATCGAGGGCATGGTGGAAAGTTCGCGCGAGCTGAACGCGCTCCGACGGGGGAAAGTTTCGATCGCGGCGGGCACCGTGCAGGCGGCGCTACTGCTGCCGCCGCTCATCAACGATTTCAACAGGCTGCATCCCGAGGTGACCGTCGAGCTGCACGATGTGGCCGAGAAAACCGTATTGGAACAGGTCGCGAACGGATCGGTGGATCTTGGCGTCGGCACGGTGCCGGAGGACGACACGGAACTCGTCGGCACGCGGCTCACGACTGACGAGTTCCTCATAGTGCTGCATTCCGAAGACCCGCTGGTCAGACTTTCCGAGTTGCGCTGGACCGACCTTGTCGATCGCAAGCTGATTGGCCCGCAGCGCGGCAACCCGATTCGCGACCGGCTGGAAAACGAACTGGCTCGCAACGGCATCGTCCTGCCGCTCCAAAAGGCCATGCAGGAGGTGGCGTTGCCCCTGACGATCATCGGCATGGTCGAAGCCGGCCTCGGCGTTGCGATAATGACCTCGGCAGTCGTTCGGCTAGCGACCTCGATGGGCCTCATCGTGCGAACGCCGACCGAACCACACATCAAGCGTGAGGTCAGCGTGATCCAGAAACGGGCGCGCTCCCTCTCCCCCGCCGCCCGCCGCTTCCGTGATTTCCTGCTCAAGTCGGTGCACTAA
- a CDS encoding xanthine dehydrogenase family protein molybdopterin-binding subunit, whose amino-acid sequence MNVTAPIGEREFKIVGKSVKRDDVLEKVTGEAEYTGDVKLPGMLHGKIKRAAIAHARIKSIDVSKALAYPGVKAVLTHENVPRVLHYGSPHPRSASCTKDQYILDDKVRFWGEGVAAVAAISEEIADEALDLIEVEYEPLPAVFEPEDAAQPGAPLIHNVGPGGNLVLDPVRVNRGNIDAGFAQADFVLEGTFSGGRPHPAYMEPNVCIADWDGSNKLTFWTSTQTAFMVRGILAEVLGLPLTKVRVLVDHMGGGFGAKQDCFQHEFLCALLAKETRRPVKMEFTRHETFVAGRSRHPCRVWLKQGFKNDGTLVARDMKLVYDSGAYGSHGPGVTIVGTNAATSLYRCENVRLEGRCVYTNTPINGAFRGYGVVQSYYALDIQMDEAAERLGMDPAELKLKNVVRAGDIAPSGHPILGHGLEICLQHGIDVLDWKKLRNRDRTPDPKHPHISKGWGIGCEMHGSSAYPGIKEQGNATVKVNEDGTVTLLTGAAGLGTGAHTALAQIVAEELGVRFEEVGIIHGDTDVVPWDIGAFASHTTYLVGTAAKMAATKVRGAVLERAAMKLQVTPGEIDLSEGRIFVTAEPGRFMTVAEAMGPSRGIPATNIVANGTYEPTKSYSFAAHFTEVDVDTETGIVEVKRVIPVHDIGRVIHPIAAQGQIEGGIQQGIGHTLTEDYIIDKKTGRSLNAGLVDYKMPLSMDMPDIETIILEAAPDPGGPWGAKGVGEDPIIAIGPAIANAIHDAIGVRFHHYPITPEDILKALREKGA is encoded by the coding sequence ATGAACGTGACGGCCCCTATCGGAGAGCGGGAATTCAAGATCGTCGGCAAGAGCGTCAAACGCGACGACGTGTTGGAAAAAGTGACGGGCGAGGCCGAATATACCGGCGACGTCAAATTGCCAGGCATGCTGCACGGCAAGATCAAGCGCGCCGCCATTGCGCACGCCCGCATCAAGAGCATCGATGTCAGCAAGGCGCTCGCCTATCCGGGCGTGAAGGCTGTGCTGACCCATGAAAACGTGCCGCGCGTGCTGCATTACGGCTCACCGCATCCGCGCTCGGCCTCTTGCACCAAGGACCAGTATATCCTCGACGACAAGGTGCGGTTCTGGGGTGAGGGCGTCGCCGCCGTTGCGGCCATCAGCGAAGAGATCGCCGACGAGGCGCTCGATCTGATCGAGGTCGAATACGAGCCCTTGCCGGCCGTCTTCGAGCCGGAAGACGCAGCCCAGCCCGGCGCGCCGCTGATCCACAATGTCGGTCCTGGCGGCAACCTGGTACTCGATCCGGTGCGCGTCAATCGCGGGAATATCGACGCTGGTTTTGCCCAGGCGGATTTCGTACTTGAAGGCACCTTCTCCGGCGGGCGGCCGCATCCGGCCTATATGGAGCCGAATGTCTGCATCGCCGACTGGGACGGCTCCAACAAGCTGACTTTCTGGACCTCGACGCAGACCGCCTTCATGGTGCGCGGCATCCTGGCCGAAGTGCTCGGCCTGCCACTCACCAAGGTGCGCGTTCTCGTCGACCACATGGGCGGCGGCTTCGGCGCCAAGCAGGACTGTTTCCAGCACGAATTCCTTTGCGCACTACTCGCAAAGGAAACGCGCCGGCCCGTGAAGATGGAATTCACCCGCCACGAGACCTTCGTCGCCGGCCGTTCGCGCCACCCCTGCAGGGTCTGGTTGAAGCAGGGCTTCAAGAATGACGGCACGCTCGTGGCGCGTGACATGAAGCTTGTCTATGACTCCGGCGCTTACGGCTCGCATGGCCCGGGCGTGACCATCGTCGGCACCAATGCCGCGACCTCGCTCTATCGCTGCGAGAACGTTCGGCTAGAAGGTCGCTGCGTCTACACCAATACGCCGATCAACGGCGCCTTCCGCGGCTACGGCGTGGTGCAGAGCTACTATGCGCTCGACATCCAGATGGACGAGGCGGCTGAAAGGCTCGGCATGGACCCGGCGGAACTGAAGCTGAAGAACGTGGTGCGCGCGGGCGATATCGCCCCGTCCGGTCACCCGATCCTCGGCCACGGCCTGGAAATCTGCCTTCAGCACGGCATCGATGTGCTCGACTGGAAGAAGCTGCGCAACCGTGACCGCACGCCGGACCCGAAGCACCCCCATATCAGCAAGGGCTGGGGCATCGGCTGCGAAATGCATGGTTCTTCAGCCTATCCGGGCATCAAGGAACAGGGCAACGCGACCGTGAAGGTCAACGAGGACGGCACGGTGACGCTGCTCACCGGCGCTGCCGGTCTCGGCACCGGCGCGCATACGGCGCTGGCACAGATCGTTGCCGAAGAACTCGGCGTGCGCTTCGAAGAGGTCGGCATCATCCATGGCGATACGGATGTCGTGCCGTGGGACATCGGCGCCTTCGCCAGCCACACGACCTATCTGGTCGGCACCGCTGCCAAGATGGCGGCCACCAAGGTGCGCGGGGCCGTTCTCGAGCGGGCTGCGATGAAGCTGCAAGTCACGCCCGGCGAGATCGACCTTTCCGAAGGCCGGATCTTCGTCACGGCCGAGCCGGGCCGCTTCATGACGGTTGCCGAGGCGATGGGTCCCTCGCGCGGTATCCCGGCCACCAACATCGTGGCCAATGGCACCTACGAGCCGACGAAATCCTATTCCTTCGCCGCGCATTTCACAGAAGTGGACGTGGATACGGAAACGGGCATCGTCGAGGTCAAACGGGTTATCCCGGTGCACGATATCGGCCGGGTCATCCACCCGATTGCGGCGCAGGGCCAGATCGAGGGCGGCATCCAGCAAGGCATCGGCCACACGCTGACCGAGGACTACATCATCGACAAGAAGACCGGCCGGTCGCTGAACGCCGGCCTCGTCGACTACAAGATGCCGCTCTCCATGGACATGCCCGATATCGAGACGATCATCCTCGAAGCCGCGCCCGATCCGGGCGGCCCATGGGGCGCCAAGGGCGTCGGCGAAGACCCGATCATCGCCATCGGCCCCGCCATCGCCAATGCCATCCACGACGCCATCGGCGTCCGCTTCCATCACTATCCGATCACCCCCGAAGACATCCTGAAAGCCTTGAGGGAGAAGGGCGCATGA
- a CDS encoding aldolase, with protein MAHSLTDRAAHSEVPGRPNRPDLSTAAIRTAREDLAACFRMAARNGFEEGICNHFSAVVPGNDDLFIVNPYGYAFRELTASKLLICDFNGTVIEGDGTPEATAFYIHAEIHRRLPRAKVAFHTHMRYATALSMTDGPPLIWAGQTALKFYGRTAVDEHYNGLALDNREGARIAEAAGDADIVFMKHHGVLVLAPTSAEAWDDLYYLERAAEVQALAMSTGRTVSPVDPAIAEAAYRQMREGDADSARAHLAAIRRQLDAEEPQYRH; from the coding sequence ATGGCTCACTCTTTGACAGACCGCGCCGCGCATTCCGAAGTGCCTGGCCGGCCGAACCGCCCCGACCTTTCCACCGCCGCCATCCGCACCGCCAGGGAAGACCTCGCCGCCTGTTTCCGCATGGCGGCGCGCAACGGTTTTGAGGAAGGCATCTGCAACCATTTTTCGGCGGTCGTGCCGGGAAACGACGATCTCTTCATCGTCAATCCCTACGGTTACGCCTTTCGCGAACTCACGGCCTCGAAGCTGCTGATCTGCGATTTCAACGGCACCGTCATCGAGGGCGACGGCACGCCTGAGGCGACCGCCTTCTACATCCACGCCGAAATCCACCGCCGCCTGCCGCGCGCCAAGGTCGCCTTCCACACGCACATGCGCTATGCCACAGCGCTCTCCATGACCGACGGTCCGCCGCTGATCTGGGCCGGTCAGACGGCCCTCAAATTCTACGGTCGCACCGCCGTGGATGAGCACTACAACGGCTTGGCGCTCGATAATCGCGAGGGCGCGCGCATCGCGGAAGCCGCAGGGGATGCCGATATCGTCTTCATGAAGCACCATGGCGTGCTGGTGCTCGCGCCGACCAGTGCAGAAGCTTGGGACGACCTCTACTACCTCGAACGGGCCGCCGAAGTGCAGGCGCTCGCCATGTCGACGGGCCGCACGGTTTCCCCTGTCGATCCGGCCATTGCCGAGGCCGCCTACCGGCAGATGCGCGAGGGCGACGCAGACTCCGCCCGCGCCCATCTCGCCGCTATCCGCCGACAGCTCGATGCGGAAGAACCGCAATATCGGCACTGA